In one Flavobacteriales bacterium genomic region, the following are encoded:
- a CDS encoding pirin family protein: protein MSNIGIIIPERPRDIGNFLVGRLLPFHSKRMVGPFIFIDHMGPVAMNDHQNMDVGPHPHTGLSTLTFIFEGALMHRDSLGTAVEITPGAVNWMTAGSGIVHSERTPERLRHVDKHMHGLQIWVALPKELEDIAPSFHHIDAEALPVWEEGNARFKLVAGEVMGHRSPVPVHSPLYMLEIHSLSGGEVRIGDALYGEVGLYILRGSVREGADGGAEFGERQILVAKESRLCAFTMSPGTTVYLFGGEPFPEERFIYWNFVATSQEKLEAAKQRWRDQQFPGIPGETGYVVMPETRG, encoded by the coding sequence ATGTCCAACATCGGCATCATCATACCCGAGCGCCCGCGCGACATCGGCAACTTCCTGGTCGGCCGCCTGCTGCCCTTCCACAGCAAACGCATGGTGGGCCCCTTCATCTTCATCGATCATATGGGGCCTGTAGCCATGAACGACCATCAGAACATGGATGTGGGTCCGCATCCGCACACCGGTCTCAGCACCCTCACGTTCATCTTCGAGGGTGCATTGATGCACCGCGACAGTCTGGGCACCGCTGTTGAGATCACACCTGGCGCCGTGAACTGGATGACCGCCGGTAGCGGCATCGTGCACAGTGAACGCACCCCAGAGCGGTTGCGCCACGTGGACAAGCACATGCACGGCCTGCAGATCTGGGTGGCGCTGCCGAAGGAGCTGGAGGATATCGCGCCCAGCTTCCACCACATCGATGCGGAGGCCCTGCCAGTGTGGGAGGAGGGGAATGCGCGCTTCAAACTGGTGGCCGGCGAGGTGATGGGGCACCGCTCGCCCGTGCCCGTGCACAGCCCGCTTTACATGCTCGAGATCCACAGCCTGTCCGGCGGGGAGGTCCGGATCGGTGATGCCCTCTACGGCGAAGTGGGCCTGTACATCCTGCGCGGCTCCGTGCGCGAGGGTGCGGACGGAGGAGCCGAATTCGGAGAGCGCCAGATCCTGGTGGCCAAGGAGTCGCGCCTCTGTGCGTTCACCATGTCCCCTGGCACCACGGTCTATCTCTTTGGCGGCGAGCCCTTCCCCGAGGAGCGCTTCATCTACTGGAATTTCGTCGCCACCAGCCAGGAGAAGCTCGAGGCGGCGAAACAGCGGTGGCGCGACCAGCAGTTCCCTGGGATTCCCGGCGAGACCGGGTATGTGGTCATGCCCGAGACCAGGGGGTAG
- the ygiD gene encoding 4,5-DOPA dioxygenase extradiol: MDRKKFLLSLATLPLAGAAMKLTDFTRITDTLQPSPRMPVLFLGHGSPMNAIEENEFVQGFRKAAAELPRPQAILVVSAHWETRGTQVTAMAHPRTIHDFGGFPKALFEVQYPAPGSPELAEEVKRSITSTTVGLDHSWGLDHGAWSVVKHLYPNADVPVIQMSIDYSLKPEQHYALAKAIARLRDKGVLIIGSGNMVHNLGLVAWDKLSESYAFDWAVEARARMNQAILTGDHTPLVNFHAQGKAFDLAINSGEHFIPLLYTLALQGKDERAMLFNDKPLAGSLTMTSVKIDKA, encoded by the coding sequence ATGGACCGCAAGAAATTCCTCCTCTCCCTAGCCACACTGCCCCTGGCAGGCGCTGCCATGAAACTCACCGACTTCACCCGCATCACCGACACTCTGCAGCCCAGCCCGCGAATGCCCGTGCTCTTTCTGGGCCACGGCAGCCCCATGAACGCCATCGAGGAGAACGAGTTCGTGCAGGGCTTTCGCAAGGCGGCCGCCGAGCTTCCGCGTCCGCAGGCCATCCTGGTGGTGAGCGCGCATTGGGAAACACGCGGCACGCAGGTGACCGCCATGGCCCATCCGCGCACCATACACGACTTCGGCGGCTTCCCCAAGGCCCTGTTTGAGGTGCAATACCCGGCGCCCGGCAGTCCGGAACTGGCGGAGGAGGTGAAGCGTTCCATCACCAGCACCACCGTGGGGCTGGACCACAGCTGGGGGCTGGACCATGGCGCGTGGAGCGTGGTGAAGCACCTGTACCCGAACGCCGATGTGCCCGTGATCCAGATGAGCATCGACTACAGCTTGAAGCCCGAGCAGCACTACGCCTTGGCGAAGGCGATCGCCCGGCTGCGCGACAAGGGCGTGCTCATCATCGGCAGCGGCAACATGGTGCACAACCTGGGCCTGGTGGCCTGGGACAAGCTGAGCGAGAGCTACGCCTTCGATTGGGCGGTGGAGGCGCGCGCCCGCATGAACCAGGCGATCCTCACCGGCGACCACACCCCGCTGGTGAACTTCCACGCCCAGGGCAAGGCCTTCGACCTGGCCATCAATTCCGGCGAGCACTTCATCCCACTGCTCTACACCCTCGCACTGCAGGGGAAGGACGAACGCGCCATGCTCTTCAACGACAAGCCCCTGGCCGGTTCGCTGACGATGACCAGCGTGAAGATCGACAAGGCCTGA
- a CDS encoding SDR family NAD(P)-dependent oxidoreductase — protein sequence MELKGQALIITGGASGIGYQAALQLADKGADLIIADFNLEGAEQVAQEIAAKGVKAFAYKVDVSKAAEVEALVDFAVEKLGTLNGIFNNAGIGLVKPFLDMDPASYHKVIEVDQHSVYYGMYYAAKKMVKLGAKGTFVNTASIYGFQAAVGSFNYNAAKAAVVMMSKSGALELAPHGIRVVGVAPGFINTPILGNDAAMKKMLGDMHLHKQLIEPAKVAAVVAFLFTDAASAINGSTLPVDDGFLIHRNG from the coding sequence ATGGAACTGAAAGGACAAGCCCTCATCATCACCGGCGGTGCCAGCGGCATCGGATACCAAGCCGCGTTGCAATTGGCCGACAAAGGCGCCGACCTCATCATCGCCGACTTCAACTTGGAAGGCGCCGAGCAGGTGGCCCAGGAGATCGCCGCGAAAGGCGTGAAGGCCTTCGCCTACAAAGTGGACGTGTCCAAAGCCGCCGAGGTGGAAGCCCTCGTGGATTTCGCCGTGGAGAAGCTCGGCACGCTGAACGGCATCTTCAACAACGCGGGCATCGGGTTGGTGAAACCCTTCCTGGACATGGACCCCGCCAGCTACCACAAGGTGATCGAGGTGGACCAGCACAGTGTGTACTACGGCATGTACTACGCCGCGAAGAAGATGGTGAAGCTCGGCGCGAAAGGCACCTTCGTGAACACGGCCTCCATCTACGGCTTCCAGGCCGCGGTGGGCAGCTTCAACTACAACGCCGCCAAGGCCGCGGTGGTGATGATGAGCAAGAGCGGCGCGCTGGAACTGGCGCCCCATGGCATCCGCGTGGTGGGCGTGGCGCCCGGCTTCATCAACACGCCGATCCTGGGCAACGATGCCGCCATGAAGAAGATGCTCGGCGACATGCACCTGCACAAGCAGCTCATCGAACCCGCCAAGGTGGCCGCCGTGGTGGCCTTCCTCTTCACCGATGCCGCCAGCGCCATCAACGGCAGCACCCTGCCGGTGGACGATGGCTTCCTGATCCACAGGAACGGATAA
- a CDS encoding YceI family protein codes for MTPSATATTTSTDTRTKWTLDPTHSEVTFKVKHLMIANVKGEFQKFNASIEAEGNDFVNARVQATLDASSIFTNEENRDKHLRSADFFDVEKHPHLQFNGTEMKHVSGDDYTLTGDLTIKGITKPVTLEVEFGGMNTDPWGNEKLAFALNGRINRKDWGLNWNAALETGGVLVSDEVRISAEVQFVKQ; via the coding sequence ATGACACCTTCAGCAACTGCCACAACAACAAGCACCGACACCCGCACGAAATGGACCCTGGACCCCACGCACAGCGAGGTCACCTTCAAGGTGAAGCACCTGATGATCGCGAACGTGAAGGGTGAATTCCAGAAGTTCAATGCCAGCATCGAGGCGGAAGGCAACGACTTCGTCAACGCCCGTGTGCAGGCCACGCTGGACGCCTCCTCCATCTTCACCAACGAGGAGAACCGCGACAAGCACCTGCGCAGCGCCGACTTCTTCGATGTGGAGAAGCACCCCCACCTGCAGTTCAATGGCACGGAAATGAAGCATGTGAGCGGCGACGACTACACGCTCACCGGCGACCTCACCATTAAAGGCATCACAAAGCCCGTGACGCTGGAGGTGGAGTTCGGCGGCATGAACACGGACCCCTGGGGCAACGAGAAGCTGGCCTTCGCCCTCAACGGCCGCATCAACCGCAAGGACTGGGGCCTGAACTGGAACGCCGCGCTGGAGACGGGCGGTGTGCTGGTGAGCGATGAAGTGCGCATCAGCGCCGAAGTGCAGTTCGTGAAGCAGTGA
- a CDS encoding alpha/beta hydrolase-fold protein, with amino-acid sequence MSTNAQRTDTLRFHSTAFNGHREVVVHLPEFHRYASNEVRMPVFVVLDGQHEWFLDPVLNDIRFLQYTHEVPQAIVVTVPHADRVQESAPDSIDQPTMPLLELLTKELPPLLKPYKPGDLTVLVGHSFTASFALYASLAAPGAFDAVIALSPLHQVKQSLPLVIERLISHPNERVLVAVGGPQRLKDGGHHAELTAAVRAADASRTEGRFVFKEYPSAGHTSLPIIAFPELLSTLLMPYALRDTLAAVDSNYKLTAPPPPPEELLWELEQSWRFLGDTLPWDLAEANGLISRLENSGYTDHVIVLLRRAIELYPNDYYLHAWLGEALLERDPAQARASLLKALDVQAAFARDEADYEEMKAEIEGMLKP; translated from the coding sequence TTGTCCACCAACGCCCAGCGAACGGACACGCTGCGCTTCCATTCCACCGCGTTCAATGGCCACCGCGAGGTGGTGGTGCACCTGCCGGAGTTCCACCGCTACGCGAGCAATGAGGTCCGCATGCCGGTGTTCGTCGTGCTCGATGGCCAGCATGAGTGGTTCCTCGACCCGGTGCTGAACGACATCCGCTTCCTGCAGTACACGCACGAAGTACCGCAGGCCATCGTGGTCACGGTGCCCCATGCGGATCGGGTGCAGGAAAGCGCACCGGACAGCATCGACCAGCCCACCATGCCGTTGCTGGAGCTGCTCACCAAGGAGCTGCCTCCGTTGTTGAAGCCCTACAAACCTGGTGACCTCACGGTGCTGGTGGGGCATTCCTTCACGGCCAGCTTCGCCCTGTACGCCTCGTTGGCCGCGCCGGGTGCGTTCGATGCGGTGATCGCGCTCTCTCCCTTGCACCAGGTGAAGCAGTCGCTGCCCCTGGTCATTGAACGCCTCATCAGCCATCCCAACGAACGCGTGCTGGTGGCCGTGGGAGGTCCCCAGCGGCTAAAGGATGGTGGTCATCATGCGGAGCTCACCGCGGCGGTCCGAGCTGCGGATGCCTCGCGCACCGAAGGCCGTTTCGTGTTCAAGGAGTATCCCAGCGCAGGTCACACCTCGCTGCCCATCATCGCCTTCCCGGAACTGCTCTCCACCCTGTTAATGCCCTACGCCCTGCGCGACACGTTGGCCGCAGTGGACAGCAACTACAAGCTGACCGCGCCACCACCTCCCCCTGAAGAACTACTGTGGGAACTGGAACAGAGCTGGCGCTTCCTCGGGGACACCCTTCCTTGGGACCTGGCCGAGGCGAACGGCCTGATCTCCCGGCTGGAGAACAGCGGCTACACGGACCATGTGATCGTGCTGCTGCGACGCGCCATCGAACTCTATCCGAACGACTACTACCTCCATGCCTGGTTGGGCGAGGCCCTGCTGGAGCGTGATCCTGCGCAGGCTCGTGCGAGCTTGCTGAAGGCGCTGGACGTACAGGCCGCGTTCGCCAGGGATGAAGCGGACTACGAGGAGATGAAGGCCGAGATCGAAGGGATGCTGAAGCCGTGA
- the asnS gene encoding asparagine--tRNA ligase codes for MHSIKHVLDDTALTGTTLTVAGWVRTFRNDRFIALNDGSTIRNLQCVIDQEQVDAATRARFTTSSAVKCTGVIVESKGTGQRVEMQVTAVEVLGDSDAEKYPIQPKKHSLEFLRENAHLRFRTNTYSAIFRIRHQVSFGIHEYFDQQGYNYFHSPIITASDAEGAGEMFRVSTLDAKNPPLNEDGSVNWKEDFFGAESRLTVSGQLQAELAALALGKVYTFGPTFRAENSNTARHLAEFWMIEPEAAFLDLKGDMDLAEGLCKHLIARVLKNSMDDLQFLDARLKEEEAQKPKEQRSELGLIDRLKFVLDNPFERITYTDAIDILLKSKPNQKKQFQFPVEWGIDLQSEHERYLVEKHFKKPVIVTGYPGQIKAFYMRTNGPGDFGYSDKGTTVAAMDVLFPGIGEIIGGSQREERLDVLESRMKAMNVPAEELWWYLDTRRFGTVPHAGFGLGLERFVLFVTGMGNIRDVIPFPRTPKSAEF; via the coding sequence ATGCACTCCATCAAGCACGTCCTCGACGACACCGCCCTCACCGGCACCACCCTCACCGTGGCCGGCTGGGTACGCACCTTCCGCAACGACCGCTTCATCGCCCTCAACGATGGCAGCACCATCCGCAACCTGCAGTGTGTGATCGATCAGGAGCAAGTGGATGCTGCCACACGCGCGCGTTTCACCACCAGCTCGGCCGTGAAATGCACCGGCGTGATCGTGGAGAGCAAGGGCACTGGCCAGCGCGTGGAAATGCAGGTGACCGCTGTGGAAGTGCTGGGCGACAGCGATGCGGAGAAGTACCCCATCCAGCCCAAGAAGCACAGCCTGGAGTTCCTGCGCGAGAACGCCCATCTGCGCTTCCGCACGAACACGTACAGCGCCATCTTCCGCATCCGCCACCAGGTGAGTTTCGGCATCCACGAGTACTTCGACCAGCAGGGCTACAACTACTTCCACAGCCCCATCATCACCGCCAGCGATGCCGAAGGCGCCGGCGAGATGTTCCGGGTGAGCACCCTGGACGCGAAGAACCCGCCGCTGAACGAGGACGGCAGCGTCAATTGGAAAGAGGACTTCTTCGGCGCAGAGAGCCGCCTCACCGTGAGCGGGCAGCTGCAGGCGGAGCTGGCCGCGCTCGCCTTGGGCAAGGTCTACACCTTCGGGCCCACCTTCCGCGCGGAGAACAGCAACACCGCCCGCCACCTCGCCGAGTTCTGGATGATCGAGCCCGAGGCCGCCTTCCTCGACCTGAAGGGCGACATGGACCTGGCCGAGGGCCTGTGCAAGCACCTGATCGCCCGCGTGCTGAAGAACAGCATGGACGATTTGCAGTTCCTGGATGCACGCCTGAAGGAAGAGGAGGCGCAGAAGCCGAAGGAGCAGCGCAGCGAGCTCGGCCTCATCGACCGCCTGAAGTTCGTGCTGGACAACCCCTTCGAGCGCATCACCTACACGGACGCCATCGACATCCTGCTGAAGAGCAAGCCCAACCAGAAAAAGCAGTTCCAGTTCCCAGTGGAATGGGGCATCGACCTGCAGAGCGAGCACGAGCGCTACCTGGTGGAGAAGCACTTCAAGAAACCGGTGATCGTCACGGGCTATCCGGGCCAGATCAAGGCCTTCTACATGCGCACAAACGGCCCCGGCGACTTCGGCTATAGCGACAAGGGCACCACCGTGGCCGCCATGGACGTGCTCTTCCCCGGCATCGGCGAGATCATCGGCGGCAGCCAGCGCGAGGAGCGTCTCGATGTGCTCGAATCACGCATGAAGGCGATGAACGTACCCGCCGAAGAGCTCTGGTGGTACCTGGACACGCGCCGCTTCGGCACCGTGCCCCACGCAGGCTTTGGCCTCGGATTGGAGCGCTTCGTGCTCTTCGTTACGGGCATGGGGAACATCCGGGATGTGATCCCGTTCCCGCGGACCCCGAAGAGCGCGGAGTTCTAG
- a CDS encoding ArsC/Spx/MgsR family protein — MTIYHLANCGTCQRILKEIPDLKRFTLREIKSEPITAKELDALQKLAGSYEALFSKIAMKYRSMGLNEMKLSEKDYRKYILQEYTFLKRPTIIIGKQVFIGSAPKVVKAMVEAAAKAK, encoded by the coding sequence ATGACCATCTACCACCTCGCCAATTGCGGCACCTGTCAACGCATCCTCAAGGAGATCCCGGACCTGAAGAGGTTCACCCTGCGCGAGATCAAGAGCGAGCCCATCACCGCCAAGGAACTGGATGCCCTGCAGAAGCTCGCCGGCAGCTACGAGGCGCTCTTCAGCAAGATCGCCATGAAGTACCGCAGCATGGGTCTGAACGAGATGAAGCTGAGCGAGAAGGACTACCGCAAGTACATCCTGCAGGAGTACACCTTCCTGAAGCGGCCCACGATCATCATCGGTAAGCAGGTCTTCATCGGCAGTGCACCGAAGGTGGTGAAGGCGATGGTGGAGGCGGCGGCGAAGGCGAAGTGA
- a CDS encoding DsbA family protein — protein sequence MTNTTNPLFCDPDTGVCAVPGTDPEAIVTSDEPRTKTVKPITLLYFTDPICSSCWGAEPQLRRLKAEYGDAIDIQYHMGGLLPSWDVYNSGGIGKPSDVAGHWDEVSPHYHMPIIGDVWLEDPLPSSYPPSIAFKAAQLQDPAKALVFLRRLREQVLVEKKNITKWPVIAESAAFAGLDVTRLEADYTGAANALFQADLTLARSLGVRGFPTYIFSNEAGERQLVYGARPYATFEEAVRKLLPAAAPNPRPSTLPELFATQHSWCAEEVAVMLGITHAQALRQLQAAEEAGTVRAVHTRNGSVWRRK from the coding sequence ATGACCAACACGACCAATCCCCTGTTCTGCGACCCTGACACCGGCGTGTGTGCCGTGCCCGGCACGGACCCCGAAGCGATCGTCACCAGCGATGAGCCACGGACCAAGACCGTGAAGCCCATCACCCTGCTCTACTTCACCGACCCCATCTGCAGCAGCTGCTGGGGCGCCGAGCCGCAACTGCGCAGGCTAAAGGCGGAGTACGGCGACGCGATCGACATCCAGTACCACATGGGCGGCCTGCTGCCCTCGTGGGACGTGTATAACAGCGGCGGCATCGGCAAGCCCAGCGATGTGGCCGGCCATTGGGACGAGGTGAGCCCGCACTACCACATGCCCATCATCGGCGATGTGTGGCTGGAGGATCCGCTGCCCAGCAGCTATCCGCCCAGCATCGCCTTCAAGGCCGCCCAGCTGCAGGACCCCGCCAAGGCGCTCGTGTTCCTGCGCCGCCTCCGCGAGCAGGTGCTGGTGGAGAAGAAGAACATCACCAAGTGGCCCGTGATCGCCGAATCGGCCGCCTTCGCGGGGCTGGATGTAACGCGCCTGGAGGCCGACTACACCGGTGCCGCCAACGCGCTCTTCCAAGCCGACCTCACGCTGGCGCGATCGCTCGGCGTGCGCGGCTTCCCCACCTACATCTTCAGCAACGAGGCGGGTGAACGGCAGCTGGTGTACGGTGCGCGGCCCTATGCCACCTTCGAGGAGGCGGTGAGGAAGCTTTTGCCTGCAGCAGCTCCGAACCCACGCCCCAGCACCTTGCCGGAGCTCTTCGCAACACAGCATTCCTGGTGTGCCGAAGAGGTGGCGGTGATGCTGGGCATCACGCACGCCCAGGCCCTGAGGCAGCTGCAGGCCGCGGAAGAGGCCGGCACCGTACGCGCCGTGCATACACGGAACGGAAGCGTGTGGCGCAGAAAGTAG
- a CDS encoding AraC family transcriptional regulator, translating to MDALFRLFRVDAAEADRIAQAPDEPHQHDFEELILGVEGQLEHFIDFRTTTIPAPFVSFVTKGKVHRVVPRTKDGRCDMWVMRFRSEFIPETTFQLYSFFHANADIPLPDAFCFKRLLTVCELIDGEMGQPEPDLAVVRQLLGALFTLIRSEHRRQHPDAEAPSDTQNETFRNFLRILEENFRQPHDVEFYASKLFMSPRNLNLITQHILQQSVSRIIETRKLIEAKSLLVATDKPVSEIGYELGYNEKAYFTRVFKKNTGQTPTEFREEMRRLVA from the coding sequence ATGGATGCCCTCTTTCGACTATTCCGTGTGGATGCCGCCGAGGCGGATCGCATCGCGCAAGCGCCTGATGAGCCGCACCAGCACGACTTCGAGGAGCTCATCCTCGGTGTGGAAGGGCAGCTGGAACATTTCATCGACTTCCGCACCACCACCATCCCCGCGCCTTTTGTCAGCTTCGTCACCAAGGGCAAGGTGCATCGCGTGGTGCCGCGCACGAAGGACGGCCGCTGCGACATGTGGGTGATGCGCTTCCGCAGCGAGTTCATCCCCGAGACTACCTTCCAGCTCTATTCCTTCTTCCACGCCAACGCGGACATCCCGCTGCCCGATGCGTTCTGCTTCAAGCGGCTGCTCACCGTGTGCGAGCTGATCGACGGCGAGATGGGGCAACCCGAACCCGACCTGGCCGTGGTGCGGCAACTGCTCGGCGCGCTCTTCACCCTGATCCGCAGCGAGCATCGGCGGCAGCATCCGGATGCGGAAGCGCCCAGCGACACGCAGAACGAGACCTTCCGCAACTTCCTCCGCATCCTCGAGGAGAACTTCCGCCAGCCGCACGATGTGGAGTTCTATGCCTCTAAGCTCTTCATGAGCCCGCGCAACCTGAACCTGATCACGCAGCACATCCTGCAGCAGAGCGTGAGCCGCATCATCGAGACGCGCAAGCTGATAGAGGCGAAGAGCCTGCTAGTGGCCACGGACAAGCCGGTGAGCGAGATCGGGTACGAGCTCGGGTACAACGAGAAGGCCTATTTCACCCGCGTGTTCAAGAAGAATACGGGCCAGACGCCCACCGAGTTCCGCGAGGAGATGCGCAGGCTGGTGGCTTAG
- a CDS encoding LytTR family DNA-binding domain-containing protein has product MLRLAIVDDEAPARASLRAALAGIPLELKVVGEAENVVTAVELIGRERPDVLLLDIWLGDGTGFDVLDQLEGHRPRVIFITAFDHYAVDAFKHGAAHYLLKPVVRADLQEALERIATVEDRSAEQVQALRLALTDRLTLPTAEGFHLLSPAEIVRCESDGNYTRFHLANGDKVLASRTLKEFEAALEPHGFLRVHLSHLVNMSQVRMYLHRDGGTLVLTNGQEVPVSHRRRQDVMEALGRKNAKG; this is encoded by the coding sequence ATGCTGCGGCTGGCGATCGTGGATGATGAGGCACCCGCCCGTGCGAGCCTGCGGGCCGCTCTGGCCGGCATCCCCTTGGAGCTGAAGGTGGTGGGCGAGGCCGAGAACGTGGTCACCGCGGTGGAGCTCATCGGCAGGGAAAGGCCCGATGTGCTGCTGCTCGACATCTGGCTGGGCGATGGCACCGGCTTCGATGTGCTTGACCAGCTCGAGGGCCATCGGCCGCGCGTGATCTTCATCACAGCCTTCGACCATTATGCGGTGGACGCCTTCAAGCACGGAGCCGCCCACTACCTGCTGAAGCCCGTGGTCCGCGCGGACCTGCAGGAAGCCTTGGAACGTATTGCGACCGTGGAGGACCGCTCCGCCGAGCAGGTGCAAGCGCTCCGCCTTGCGCTCACCGACCGGCTCACGCTGCCCACCGCGGAAGGCTTCCACCTCCTCTCCCCCGCCGAGATCGTGCGGTGCGAGAGCGATGGCAACTACACCCGCTTCCACCTGGCGAACGGGGACAAGGTGCTTGCCTCACGCACGCTGAAGGAGTTCGAGGCGGCCTTGGAGCCGCACGGCTTCCTGCGCGTCCACCTCTCCCACCTGGTGAACATGTCCCAGGTGCGCATGTACCTGCATCGGGATGGGGGCACACTGGTGCTCACCAACGGCCAGGAGGTGCCCGTGAGCCACCGGCGCCGGCAGGATGTGATGGAGGCCCTCGGCCGGAAGAACGCCAAAGGCTGA